A single window of uncultured Pseudodesulfovibrio sp. DNA harbors:
- a CDS encoding HDIG domain-containing metalloprotein yields the protein MSEKDTSDIATEQYGSPLTPPPGIVFDPTLAVPDDARCAEFWARYDMLENVAEHSTKVANIATFMAHRAKEVGLPVDVATVRASALLHDIAKTYCILHGGNHSQLGGAWAMEMTNNPNIASGVTHHVYWPFELNLEKYFTPLAVIYADKRVNHTELVSIEERFKDLIKRYGIPLNLMDRIKATEEQALTLEKLLCDTLKVDLNACDFDSWRLV from the coding sequence ATGAGCGAAAAAGACACTTCCGATATCGCCACAGAACAATACGGCTCACCACTCACGCCGCCTCCGGGTATCGTGTTTGACCCGACACTCGCCGTCCCGGATGATGCGCGTTGCGCAGAGTTTTGGGCACGATACGACATGCTCGAAAATGTGGCAGAGCACAGTACCAAAGTTGCCAACATCGCGACCTTCATGGCCCATCGCGCCAAAGAAGTCGGTCTGCCAGTGGACGTCGCCACAGTACGAGCGTCTGCCCTGTTACACGATATCGCCAAGACATACTGCATCTTGCACGGCGGCAACCATAGTCAACTCGGCGGAGCCTGGGCCATGGAGATGACAAATAACCCGAACATTGCTTCGGGCGTCACGCACCACGTCTATTGGCCCTTCGAACTGAATCTCGAAAAATACTTCACCCCACTGGCCGTGATCTATGCAGACAAACGCGTAAACCATACCGAACTTGTCTCCATCGAAGAACGGTTCAAGGACCTGATCAAACGATACGGCATACCCCTGAACCTCATGGACAGGATCAAAGCCACCGAAGAACAGGCCCTCACTCTGGAAAAACTTTTATGCGATACGCTCAAGGTGGACTTGAATGCATGTGATTTTGATAGCTGGCGGCTGGTCTGA
- the carA gene encoding glutamine-hydrolyzing carbamoyl-phosphate synthase small subunit produces MKAILALEDGTIFKGTSFTGQGEASGEVIFNTGMTGYQEILTDPSYTGQMVTMTYPLIGNYGVNPEDVESHKVQVGGFIVKECCKRPSNWRSTMSLPDYLTEVGVMGIEGIDTRALTRHLRLHGAQRGYIATGDVNPEELVKKAQSIENMEGLNLADRVSCDRPYTWDGTKPVFIDDMKNFAWSGTGPKLAVFDFGIKWNILRLMAAEGFDMIVLPSHYTAAQVRELGPVAIFLSNGPGDPAAVATAVQATKELSNEYPIAGICLGHQILGLAMGGKTFKLKFGHHGCNHPVIDLHTEKIEISSQNHGFCVDIEGLDFLEPTHKNLNDDTLEGFRHKEKPLLAIQHHPEAGPGPHDSRYFFARFRDMVRESTGI; encoded by the coding sequence ATGAAAGCGATACTTGCCCTCGAAGACGGCACCATTTTCAAGGGGACGAGTTTCACCGGACAGGGCGAAGCCAGCGGCGAAGTCATCTTCAACACCGGCATGACCGGCTATCAGGAGATTCTGACCGATCCCTCCTATACCGGACAGATGGTCACCATGACCTATCCCCTCATCGGTAACTACGGCGTGAACCCCGAGGACGTGGAATCCCACAAGGTCCAAGTCGGCGGCTTCATCGTCAAGGAATGCTGCAAACGTCCGAGCAACTGGCGATCCACCATGTCTCTGCCCGACTATCTGACCGAAGTCGGTGTCATGGGTATCGAAGGTATTGACACTCGTGCCCTGACACGTCATTTGCGTTTGCACGGCGCACAGCGTGGATACATTGCCACCGGTGACGTCAACCCCGAAGAACTCGTCAAAAAGGCCCAATCCATTGAAAACATGGAAGGATTAAATCTGGCCGACCGCGTGTCTTGTGATCGCCCCTACACATGGGACGGCACCAAGCCCGTCTTCATTGACGACATGAAGAATTTCGCATGGTCAGGCACAGGTCCAAAGCTGGCTGTATTCGATTTCGGCATCAAATGGAATATCTTGCGCCTCATGGCTGCCGAAGGTTTTGACATGATTGTCCTGCCCTCGCATTACACGGCAGCACAAGTTCGTGAACTCGGACCGGTTGCGATCTTCCTATCCAACGGCCCGGGTGATCCGGCTGCCGTTGCAACCGCAGTCCAAGCCACCAAGGAACTGTCCAACGAATACCCAATCGCGGGCATTTGTCTCGGCCACCAGATTCTCGGTCTGGCTATGGGCGGCAAAACTTTTAAACTCAAGTTCGGCCATCACGGCTGCAACCATCCGGTCATTGATCTGCACACTGAGAAGATTGAGATTTCTTCACAGAACCACGGTTTCTGCGTTGACATCGAAGGGTTGGACTTCCTGGAACCCACCCACAAGAATCTCAATGACGACACTCTGGAAGGTTTCCGGCACAAGGAAAAGCCACTTTTGGCTATCCAACATCACCCCGAAGCAGGCCCCGGACCGCACGACAGCCGCTATTTCTTTGCTCGTTTTCGTGATATGGTTCGGGAAAGTACCGGAATTTAG
- the hypE gene encoding hydrogenase expression/formation protein HypE, translating to MSDKVLLDYGSGGRASQRLISQLFLGHLGNDELNRLNDAAELSMSGRLAMSTDSFTVDPIFFPGGNIGSLAVHGTVNDVAMMGAIPRYMTCGYIIEEGLPMDDLEKIVEAMGEAVRHAGVSIVSGDTKVVPKGAVDKIFINTTGVGDIIVDPAPSGDAARPGDAVLISGTIGDHGLTILGTREGLEFEADVQSDSAALNHLLVKMVQELPEVHVMRDPTRGGLATTLNEITVSSNVCCELQENDIPVRPEVKGGCSILGLDPLYLANEGKFICILPEEHAEKALEIMRADPLGQDACRIGTMTDANPGKVVLVTQLGGKRLLGMLEGEQLPRIC from the coding sequence ATGTCTGATAAAGTACTTCTTGATTACGGCAGTGGAGGACGCGCTTCACAGCGCCTTATTTCCCAGCTTTTTCTGGGGCATCTCGGTAACGATGAATTGAATCGCCTTAATGATGCTGCAGAATTGTCCATGTCCGGTCGGCTGGCCATGTCCACAGATTCTTTTACCGTGGACCCCATTTTCTTCCCTGGTGGGAACATCGGTTCTTTGGCTGTACACGGTACGGTCAACGACGTTGCCATGATGGGTGCTATTCCTCGGTATATGACCTGCGGGTATATAATTGAGGAAGGCTTGCCTATGGATGATCTTGAAAAGATCGTTGAAGCCATGGGTGAAGCCGTACGGCATGCTGGTGTATCTATCGTTTCCGGTGATACTAAGGTTGTCCCCAAGGGTGCGGTAGACAAGATTTTCATCAACACCACTGGTGTCGGTGACATCATCGTGGACCCGGCTCCCAGCGGCGACGCTGCTCGGCCCGGTGATGCTGTGCTCATTTCCGGCACAATCGGTGATCACGGTCTGACAATTCTCGGTACTCGTGAAGGTCTTGAATTTGAGGCCGATGTTCAGTCCGATTCCGCAGCCCTCAACCATTTGCTTGTAAAAATGGTACAGGAACTCCCCGAAGTGCACGTCATGCGTGACCCCACTCGTGGTGGTCTGGCAACGACGCTGAACGAGATTACCGTCAGTTCCAACGTCTGTTGCGAATTGCAGGAGAACGACATCCCAGTTCGGCCTGAGGTCAAGGGTGGTTGTTCCATTCTTGGTCTCGATCCGTTGTATCTTGCCAACGAAGGCAAGTTCATTTGCATTTTGCCCGAGGAACATGCCGAAAAAGCCCTCGAGATCATGCGCGCCGACCCACTCGGTCAGGATGCATGTCGTATCGGCACCATGACCGACGCCAACCCCGGCAAGGTCGTGCTCGTCACACAGCTCGGTGGCAAGCGTCTACTCGGTATGCTTGAAGGTGAGCAGTTGCCGAGGATTTGCTAG
- a CDS encoding chemotaxis protein: protein MATDATDILLEAGTNELEIVEFYLEEEPKEDDQAELNQEDLEHEKGRIPSRKGYYGVNVAKVLEIIRKPDVTEMPETSHESVLGAFNLRSRIIPLLDLCIWLKKKRVENEPPKIIVTEFNQVTSAFMVSGVTRIHRISWEDVEAPNKYVSALSSDSITGVVKFDDRIVFILDLERIVSELNPDMRLRFDDNVEFDDAAGYKALIADDSPLIREMIRDMLGQAGFRVEKTNNGRECWETLKEYKRLAALDNRPITDYVQVIVSDIEMPMMDGHHLTKKIKEDPILQDLPVILFSSLITEKLRHRGETVGADDQVSKPEITYLAQKAASLIRDRQRAIR, encoded by the coding sequence ATGGCCACTGATGCGACCGACATTCTGCTTGAAGCCGGAACCAATGAACTCGAAATTGTGGAATTCTACCTTGAAGAAGAACCCAAGGAAGATGATCAAGCCGAGTTGAATCAGGAAGATTTGGAGCACGAAAAAGGTCGGATCCCCAGCCGCAAAGGGTATTACGGTGTCAACGTCGCCAAAGTCCTTGAGATCATCCGTAAACCGGATGTCACTGAAATGCCCGAAACTTCCCATGAATCCGTCCTCGGCGCATTCAACCTCCGCTCCCGAATTATTCCGCTGCTTGATCTCTGCATCTGGCTCAAGAAAAAACGTGTAGAAAACGAACCGCCCAAGATCATTGTCACTGAATTCAACCAGGTAACATCGGCCTTCATGGTTTCCGGTGTCACCCGCATTCACCGCATTTCCTGGGAAGACGTCGAAGCCCCTAACAAATACGTCTCAGCCCTGTCCTCTGATTCCATTACCGGTGTGGTCAAATTCGACGACCGTATCGTCTTTATTCTCGATCTCGAACGTATCGTTTCCGAGCTCAACCCTGACATGCGTCTACGATTCGACGACAATGTAGAGTTCGACGATGCAGCCGGCTACAAAGCGCTCATCGCCGACGACTCCCCCCTCATTCGCGAAATGATTCGCGACATGCTCGGTCAAGCCGGGTTCCGTGTCGAAAAAACCAACAATGGTCGGGAATGTTGGGAGACACTCAAAGAATATAAACGGCTGGCTGCTTTGGATAACCGTCCTATCACTGACTACGTCCAGGTGATTGTCTCTGACATTGAAATGCCCATGATGGACGGCCATCACCTCACAAAAAAAATTAAGGAGGACCCGATCCTCCAAGATTTGCCAGTCATCCTCTTCTCCTCGCTCATCACCGAGAAACTCCGGCATCGAGGCGAAACCGTCGGCGCAGACGATCAGGTTTCCAAGCCCGAAATCACCTATCTTGCACAAAAAGCCGCCTCACTCATCCGGGATCGCCAAAGAGCTATACGCTAG
- a CDS encoding tetratricopeptide repeat protein produces the protein MSTDLIKSRKKMNSVPTLLKKGKYMPAVQAIHDGLILFLKNQVLKNEREEFEDILRKVTYALNSDGELRKIYPLVISYEPGQERALLNAMRELLQELQKALTESVQGDMEAILAQKKAALEQGQKHLDAQEWDKAKSTFHQLVTDFGGDTDLKADIADRYLNAGRYKEAYEMLDDALKDDPNAIHLYNRIGMVLRKMKDFETAEKYYLKALTLTSEDEYLHYNMGRLYFDWKKWPKMAQSAQVAVDLNPEFAEAVKMLKFAQKKMAQ, from the coding sequence ATGTCCACGGATCTGATTAAATCACGCAAGAAGATGAATTCCGTCCCTACTCTTCTGAAAAAGGGCAAATATATGCCCGCTGTTCAGGCTATTCATGACGGCCTGATTCTTTTTCTCAAGAATCAAGTCCTGAAAAACGAACGGGAAGAATTCGAAGATATTCTGCGTAAGGTCACCTACGCTCTCAATTCAGACGGTGAACTCCGCAAGATATATCCTTTGGTTATCAGCTATGAACCGGGGCAGGAGCGGGCGCTGCTCAATGCCATGCGTGAACTTTTGCAAGAATTGCAAAAGGCCCTCACTGAATCGGTTCAGGGTGACATGGAGGCCATTCTCGCGCAGAAAAAAGCTGCCCTTGAACAAGGTCAGAAACATCTGGATGCTCAGGAGTGGGATAAAGCCAAGTCGACATTTCATCAGCTTGTCACCGATTTTGGCGGCGACACCGACCTCAAGGCAGACATAGCTGACCGCTATCTCAATGCCGGACGGTACAAGGAAGCATATGAGATGTTGGACGACGCCCTCAAGGACGACCCCAACGCCATCCACTTGTACAATCGCATCGGCATGGTTCTGCGCAAAATGAAGGACTTTGAAACCGCCGAAAAGTACTATCTCAAGGCCCTGACACTGACCAGCGAAGACGAGTATCTCCACTACAACATGGGCCGTCTCTACTTCGACTGGAAAAAATGGCCTAAAATGGCGCAATCCGCTCAAGTGGCGGTGGATCTCAACCCGGAATTCGCCGAAGCTGTCAAGATGCTCAAATTCGCCCAAAAGAAAATGGCACAATAA
- the gmhB gene encoding D-glycero-beta-D-manno-heptose 1,7-bisphosphate 7-phosphatase, with the protein MAQRCILLDRDGTIIFDKHYLHDPDGVELLPGAAQGLRRMQDMGYSLAVLTNQSGVGRGYYNEASVRACNDRMAELLARHGVILDGVFFCPHTPEDGCRCRKPNPGLMEQAVQALGFDPAQSFMIGDKQADMGVGQATGATTILVRTGKGAEHEERCQDLADHVVDDLQAAADIIQSLEKN; encoded by the coding sequence ATGGCACAACGGTGTATCCTTTTGGATCGTGATGGGACGATTATTTTTGACAAGCATTATCTCCACGACCCGGACGGTGTAGAGTTGCTGCCGGGGGCTGCCCAAGGACTCCGGCGGATGCAGGATATGGGGTATTCTTTGGCCGTACTGACCAATCAGAGCGGTGTGGGGCGTGGATACTATAACGAGGCTTCAGTTCGAGCCTGCAATGATCGTATGGCCGAGCTGTTGGCGCGTCATGGTGTGATTCTTGACGGTGTTTTTTTCTGTCCCCATACGCCCGAAGACGGATGTCGGTGTCGTAAGCCTAATCCCGGTCTCATGGAGCAAGCTGTTCAAGCCTTGGGGTTTGATCCGGCTCAAAGTTTTATGATTGGTGACAAGCAGGCTGATATGGGGGTGGGGCAAGCTACAGGTGCGACTACGATCCTCGTGCGAACAGGTAAAGGCGCCGAACATGAGGAACGATGTCAGGACTTGGCCGATCATGTCGTCGATGATTTGCAGGCTGCTGCTGATATTATTCAGTCGTTAGAAAAGAATTAA
- a CDS encoding tRNA-dihydrouridine synthase family protein codes for MNTFTITPDSPWLAPLAGYSDLPFRLLSKQYGCGVGCSEMVSVKGLAFKNAGTRRLLATCPEDDPMVLQLFGAEAEYYEPVMEKLVGMGYRNFDLNAGCPVRKVLKSGSGVKLMEDLDKLVNLADIMVKKAAEHPKGGRVGVKFRLGFNKGEEVFITLAKRLEDVGVDWVTMHPRYGKQMFAGSANWSKLTELKKSVSIPVVGSGDLFTAEDGIRCIEETGIDAIMFARGALYDPSIFARYVALRQGKELPVRNGEFLAGIVREHIRLTRQYEGDDRSFRKIRSIIPRYAKGLRGIRVLRASLLECENWEDLENAASVIANMEPASNISDKPEVDEICQ; via the coding sequence ATGAATACGTTCACCATCACACCCGACTCTCCCTGGCTGGCTCCTTTGGCCGGATATTCCGACCTTCCCTTCCGTCTGCTTTCCAAACAGTACGGCTGCGGAGTAGGATGCTCGGAAATGGTTTCTGTCAAAGGTCTGGCTTTCAAAAACGCCGGAACCCGCCGCCTTCTTGCCACATGCCCCGAGGACGACCCCATGGTCCTCCAGCTCTTTGGAGCTGAAGCCGAATATTACGAACCCGTCATGGAAAAACTGGTCGGCATGGGCTACCGCAATTTTGACCTCAATGCAGGTTGCCCTGTTCGCAAAGTCCTCAAGTCCGGTTCAGGCGTCAAACTCATGGAAGACCTCGACAAGCTGGTCAATCTGGCGGACATCATGGTCAAAAAGGCCGCCGAACATCCAAAGGGTGGCCGAGTTGGTGTTAAATTCCGCCTCGGTTTCAACAAAGGTGAAGAAGTATTCATTACCCTTGCAAAACGTCTGGAGGACGTCGGTGTGGACTGGGTGACCATGCATCCACGCTACGGCAAACAGATGTTCGCCGGTTCAGCCAATTGGTCAAAACTCACTGAACTCAAGAAATCCGTTTCCATACCTGTCGTGGGCTCAGGCGACCTCTTCACTGCAGAAGACGGCATACGCTGTATTGAAGAAACCGGCATTGACGCCATCATGTTTGCTCGAGGCGCACTCTATGATCCATCCATATTCGCCCGATACGTTGCCCTACGACAAGGTAAGGAACTCCCGGTACGCAACGGTGAATTCCTCGCTGGCATTGTCCGCGAGCATATCCGCCTGACCCGACAATATGAAGGCGATGACCGTTCCTTCCGCAAAATACGATCCATTATCCCTCGCTACGCCAAAGGCCTCAGAGGAATTCGCGTTCTCCGCGCCTCTCTCCTCGAATGTGAGAACTGGGAAGACCTTGAAAATGCGGCCAGCGTCATCGCAAACATGGAGCCGGCTAGCAATATCTCTGACAAACCCGAAGTTGACGAAATTTGCCAATAG
- a CDS encoding glycosyltransferase N-terminal domain-containing protein has translation MSQTSVNMALKAYSLGWKCATPLLKWNSRLRDGWEQRTLSGGLPAPAHIWMQAASGGEAYLAWEVLKNLKSPFSESLRVLVTTNTLQGYETLSRAADDINGRKSGLAIQPWYFPFDDPDLMNRVVAHVRPKLALILETELWPGFLSACKKSEVNILLANGRMSTKSLAGYLTWPELFRAVSPDTVMAVSEADGRRFGTLFGREKVWVMPNIKFDRMADAAPMARKNNPLKDIIPPKSIFTVFGSVRRQEEAEVTKLAAGLMRERPTTILGLFPRHMHHMKIWEAAMNSAGLNWIHRSRLNGPALPGTVILWDAFGELVPAYGLAQAAFVGGSLAPLGGQNFLEPLTCGVTPVTGPHWKNFAWVGKDIFDSGLAVEAKDWQAAQNALISILDKTPARRSVAKLAKEYIADHKGGAKAVCKQVADFLNKD, from the coding sequence ATGAGCCAGACATCCGTGAACATGGCTCTAAAGGCATACAGTCTGGGATGGAAGTGTGCAACGCCACTCCTGAAATGGAACTCCCGACTCCGGGACGGATGGGAGCAACGTACGCTGTCCGGCGGCCTGCCCGCTCCTGCCCACATCTGGATGCAGGCAGCCAGCGGAGGAGAGGCGTATTTGGCATGGGAAGTGCTCAAAAACCTCAAATCACCCTTTTCTGAAAGTCTGCGAGTATTGGTCACCACCAACACCCTGCAAGGATATGAGACTTTGTCGCGAGCTGCGGATGACATCAACGGACGCAAGAGCGGACTCGCGATTCAGCCATGGTATTTCCCCTTTGATGATCCCGATCTGATGAACCGTGTAGTCGCCCATGTTCGTCCCAAGCTGGCACTGATTCTAGAAACGGAACTCTGGCCCGGCTTCCTCAGCGCATGCAAGAAATCCGAAGTAAACATTCTGCTCGCCAACGGACGCATGTCCACCAAGAGTCTGGCTGGATATCTGACATGGCCCGAGCTGTTTCGTGCCGTGTCACCTGACACGGTCATGGCTGTATCCGAAGCTGACGGAAGACGATTTGGCACGCTGTTCGGTCGCGAGAAAGTCTGGGTTATGCCCAACATCAAATTCGACCGCATGGCAGATGCAGCCCCCATGGCCCGGAAGAACAACCCGCTCAAAGACATCATCCCCCCCAAAAGCATCTTTACCGTCTTCGGCTCAGTACGCCGACAGGAAGAAGCGGAAGTCACCAAACTGGCCGCTGGCCTTATGCGCGAACGCCCCACAACAATTCTCGGCCTGTTTCCACGACACATGCACCACATGAAAATATGGGAAGCAGCCATGAATTCCGCTGGCTTGAACTGGATACACAGATCCCGACTCAATGGCCCGGCTCTGCCCGGTACCGTCATCCTCTGGGATGCTTTCGGGGAACTGGTCCCGGCCTATGGATTGGCTCAAGCGGCCTTTGTCGGCGGCAGCCTTGCCCCTCTCGGCGGACAGAACTTCCTTGAGCCGCTGACCTGTGGCGTGACCCCGGTTACCGGTCCCCATTGGAAAAATTTCGCATGGGTAGGCAAAGACATCTTTGACTCGGGCCTGGCTGTGGAGGCCAAAGATTGGCAGGCAGCGCAAAATGCCTTAATTTCCATTCTGGACAAAACTCCTGCTCGACGCAGTGTCGCCAAACTGGCAAAAGAATATATCGCGGACCACAAGGGCGGCGCAAAAGCCGTCTGCAAACAGGTTGCTGATTTTCTCAATAAAGACTAA
- the kdsB gene encoding 3-deoxy-manno-octulosonate cytidylyltransferase — MSEFPECHGIIPARYESSRFPGKPLVEINGMPMFWHVYSRAAQCPQMTSVTLATDDARIFETAKKLNVPVVMTRTDHSSGTDRVLEAARKLNIDSEAVVVNIQGDEPCLEPTMLTELVTPFTDCTVRVTTLATAIGEEEALSPDRVKVVRAKNGRALYFSRSLVPHDRDEKMHGFLLHIGLYAFRMEALERFGSLEPSPLEQREKLEQLRLLEDGIDIYVTETRHTCHGVDRPNDLATVKNILEND; from the coding sequence ATGAGCGAATTTCCTGAATGTCACGGCATAATCCCGGCGAGGTATGAATCCTCCCGCTTTCCCGGCAAACCACTGGTTGAAATCAACGGTATGCCCATGTTTTGGCACGTCTACTCCCGGGCCGCACAATGTCCTCAAATGACAAGCGTTACCCTGGCAACTGACGATGCTCGCATATTCGAGACAGCCAAGAAATTAAACGTGCCGGTCGTCATGACTCGGACCGACCATTCCAGCGGAACGGACCGGGTATTGGAAGCCGCACGAAAACTCAACATCGATTCCGAGGCCGTGGTGGTCAATATTCAAGGTGACGAACCATGCCTTGAACCGACCATGCTGACCGAACTGGTAACTCCTTTCACCGACTGCACCGTCCGAGTGACAACTTTGGCCACAGCCATCGGTGAAGAAGAAGCTCTTTCCCCTGATCGGGTGAAGGTTGTTCGGGCAAAAAATGGACGAGCACTCTACTTTTCTCGCTCACTCGTCCCCCATGACCGCGACGAAAAAATGCACGGGTTCCTTCTCCATATCGGGTTGTACGCATTCCGCATGGAGGCTTTGGAACGGTTCGGCAGTCTCGAACCAAGTCCATTGGAACAACGTGAAAAGCTGGAGCAACTCCGTCTGCTTGAAGACGGTATCGATATTTACGTGACTGAGACACGGCACACCTGCCACGGCGTGGACAGGCCCAATGATCTCGCAACTGTGAAGAACATTCTGGAGAACGATTGA
- the hypD gene encoding hydrogenase formation protein HypD yields MSFEFLEKFRDPELCRKMLDRMEAELESDLRFMEVCGTHTVAIFQSGLRSLLPKKIVHLSGPGCPVCVTHESEVNAFLDLAANKRVIMATFGDLMRVPGDNGRNLKKAVADGARVKVVYSPFDTLKLAQENPDDIVVFIGVGFETTAPTIAATMKMARQQGIKNLRILCFHKTVPLALDALLSDEAINVDGFILPGHVSAIIGTKPYEFIAEKYNKSAVVTGFEPLDILQSLNQMIDWRKQGEAHVVNNYTRIVGENGNPKAVEIMYEVFEPTDALWRGIGLIPGSGLEIRTEWEEFDAKKEFGITIEDCAPLKGCKCGDILKGIKQPDECPLFGKPCTPANPVGPCMVSTEGSCAAYYKYKLD; encoded by the coding sequence TTGAGCTTCGAATTCTTGGAAAAATTCCGCGACCCTGAACTGTGTAGGAAAATGCTGGACAGAATGGAGGCAGAGCTTGAGAGCGACCTCCGTTTCATGGAAGTTTGCGGCACGCATACAGTGGCTATTTTTCAGAGCGGACTGCGTTCGCTCCTCCCCAAGAAAATCGTGCATCTGAGCGGCCCCGGCTGCCCGGTTTGCGTGACCCACGAGTCCGAGGTGAATGCCTTTCTGGACCTCGCGGCTAACAAACGTGTTATTATGGCGACATTTGGCGATCTCATGCGTGTTCCCGGCGATAACGGGCGCAACTTGAAGAAAGCCGTGGCTGACGGTGCTCGGGTGAAGGTGGTCTATTCTCCCTTCGATACATTGAAGCTGGCCCAAGAGAATCCCGACGATATCGTCGTGTTTATCGGCGTTGGTTTCGAGACTACGGCCCCGACCATTGCCGCCACCATGAAAATGGCGCGTCAGCAGGGCATTAAAAACCTGCGTATTCTCTGTTTTCACAAGACTGTTCCTCTGGCTTTGGACGCATTGTTGTCTGACGAAGCCATCAACGTGGACGGTTTTATTTTGCCCGGTCACGTTTCTGCCATTATTGGTACAAAGCCTTACGAGTTCATCGCGGAGAAATATAATAAATCTGCTGTGGTCACAGGATTTGAACCGCTGGATATTCTTCAGTCTCTGAACCAGATGATTGATTGGCGCAAACAGGGCGAGGCCCACGTGGTCAACAACTACACCCGCATCGTGGGTGAAAACGGCAACCCCAAGGCCGTTGAGATCATGTATGAGGTCTTTGAGCCCACCGACGCCTTGTGGCGCGGCATAGGACTCATTCCCGGTTCCGGTCTGGAAATCAGGACCGAGTGGGAAGAGTTCGACGCCAAAAAGGAATTCGGTATCACCATTGAAGATTGTGCCCCTCTCAAGGGATGCAAATGCGGTGACATACTTAAAGGTATCAAGCAGCCCGACGAATGTCCGCTCTTCGGCAAGCCGTGCACACCGGCCAACCCTGTTGGCCCCTGCATGGTTTCCACCGAGGGCAGTTGTGCTGCATATTACAAATACAAACTGGATTAG
- a CDS encoding D-alanine--D-alanine ligase, which yields MHVILIAGGWSDEREVSLSGAAKIRMALDELGHDVSFFDPADDFKNLLATAKQADFAFINLHGTPGEDGLVQAVLDKAGCPYQGAGPAASYLALNKAASKEVFEDKGIKTPDWQIVTPTQGREAQLKLDLPVFVKPNKGGSSLGMSLVKNIEDFPAALDKVFAMCQSALVESFIPGVELTCGILGDRPLPLIMIKPKSDADFFDYENKYAADGAEEICPAPVDDALTESIQQQMVTAHAALGLTGYSRGDFMVTKEGEAFLLEVNTLPGMTPTSLLPRAAANIGLSFTDLIAELIRLGMETRTQ from the coding sequence ATGCATGTGATTTTGATAGCTGGCGGCTGGTCTGACGAACGGGAGGTTTCCCTGTCCGGCGCTGCCAAAATTCGAATGGCCCTGGACGAACTCGGTCACGACGTTTCCTTTTTTGATCCTGCTGATGATTTCAAAAACCTGCTAGCAACAGCCAAACAGGCGGACTTTGCATTCATCAACCTGCACGGTACTCCCGGTGAAGACGGGTTGGTGCAAGCTGTACTCGACAAGGCTGGCTGCCCATATCAGGGAGCCGGTCCCGCTGCATCCTATCTGGCCCTGAACAAGGCCGCATCCAAGGAAGTATTTGAAGACAAGGGTATCAAAACACCAGACTGGCAAATAGTCACTCCCACTCAGGGAAGAGAGGCACAACTTAAACTGGACCTCCCGGTTTTTGTGAAACCGAATAAAGGTGGTTCCAGCCTCGGCATGTCACTGGTTAAAAATATTGAAGATTTTCCGGCTGCACTTGATAAGGTCTTTGCCATGTGTCAGTCCGCTTTGGTGGAATCTTTCATCCCCGGCGTGGAATTGACGTGCGGCATACTCGGTGACCGTCCACTTCCGCTAATAATGATTAAGCCAAAAAGTGACGCCGATTTCTTTGACTACGAAAACAAATACGCGGCTGATGGCGCAGAGGAAATCTGTCCGGCACCTGTTGACGATGCACTCACCGAGTCTATTCAGCAACAGATGGTAACCGCACATGCCGCACTCGGTCTTACGGGATACAGTCGAGGCGATTTTATGGTCACAAAAGAAGGCGAAGCTTTTCTGCTGGAAGTTAACACCTTACCCGGCATGACTCCGACAAGCTTACTGCCTCGCGCCGCGGCCAATATAGGCCTGTCATTCACTGATCTCATAGCCGAGCTCATCCGGTTGGGCATGGAAACAAGGACGCAATAG